A genomic region of Jeotgalibaca ciconiae contains the following coding sequences:
- a CDS encoding putative DNA-binding protein — MEIEKTNYMNTLFEFYSILLTNKQKGYLSLYYGDDYSLGEIADEFEVSRQAIYDNIKRTEKILINYEKKLHLVENFLLRKEVLDQLKEYATEKYPSDNEIQRMIQLIESFDE, encoded by the coding sequence TTGGAAATTGAAAAGACTAATTATATGAACACTTTATTCGAATTCTATAGTATTTTGCTTACGAATAAGCAAAAAGGTTATCTCTCCCTCTATTATGGCGATGATTATTCATTAGGTGAAATTGCTGATGAGTTTGAAGTAAGCAGACAAGCAATTTATGATAATATCAAACGAACAGAAAAAATCCTTATTAATTATGAAAAAAAACTTCATTTAGTTGAAAATTTTCTTCTGCGAAAAGAAGTATTGGATCAATTAAAAGAATATGCAACAGAGAAATATCCAAGTGATAACGAAATACAAAGAATGATTCAATTAATTGAATCATTTGACGAATAG
- the ffh gene encoding signal recognition particle protein, which yields MAFEGLSERLQGAMTKIGKKGRITEADLKEMMREVRLALLEADVNFRVVKDFVKKVNERALGSDVLESLSPAQQVVKIVNEELTELMGGEQEPFLFSKKPPTVVMMVGLQGAGKTTTAGKLANYMKKRENKRPLLAAADVYRPAAIDQLQTIGKQLDFPVYQKGVEANPVAIAEEAVEEARMTGRDLVIIDTAGRLHVDELLMTELKNIKAAVQPDEILFTVDAMTGQDAVNVAKAFNEQLGITGVILTKLDGDTRGGSALSIRSVTGKPIKFTGQGEKLDDIEPFYPDRMASRILGMGDMLTLIERAQQDYDEVKAQEMADKIRENTFDFNDFIDQMDQVSNMGPIEDILKMIPGMSNWPGIDQVKVDPKDMAHMKAIVLSMTPEERENPEILSQSRRRRIAKGSARSLQEVNRMIKQFNESRKMMNKMSKGNFDGMEGLLGNGPKGKLGQLAMKQMSRKMGKKKKRKKR from the coding sequence ATGGCATTTGAAGGCCTGTCGGAACGCTTACAAGGCGCAATGACAAAAATTGGTAAAAAAGGAAGAATTACCGAAGCTGACTTAAAAGAAATGATGCGTGAAGTTCGTCTCGCGTTACTTGAAGCCGACGTAAACTTTCGTGTAGTAAAAGATTTTGTAAAAAAAGTGAATGAACGGGCATTAGGGTCCGATGTATTAGAATCTTTGTCACCTGCTCAACAAGTAGTAAAAATCGTTAACGAAGAACTGACCGAATTGATGGGTGGAGAACAAGAACCATTTCTTTTCTCTAAAAAACCACCTACTGTTGTAATGATGGTTGGTTTGCAAGGGGCCGGTAAAACGACCACAGCTGGCAAGTTAGCGAATTATATGAAAAAACGTGAAAATAAACGTCCTTTATTAGCTGCAGCAGACGTATATCGTCCAGCAGCGATTGACCAGCTGCAAACCATTGGGAAACAATTGGATTTCCCGGTTTATCAAAAAGGCGTGGAAGCGAATCCCGTAGCAATTGCAGAAGAGGCGGTTGAGGAAGCACGAATGACGGGACGCGACCTTGTTATTATTGATACGGCAGGTCGTCTTCACGTAGACGAACTTTTAATGACCGAATTGAAAAATATTAAAGCTGCTGTGCAACCAGACGAAATTCTGTTTACAGTAGATGCAATGACCGGGCAAGACGCGGTAAATGTAGCGAAAGCATTTAATGAGCAATTAGGTATTACTGGGGTTATTTTAACGAAGTTAGACGGAGATACTCGTGGTGGTTCTGCTTTGTCAATCCGTTCCGTAACGGGTAAACCAATTAAATTTACCGGTCAAGGAGAAAAATTAGACGATATTGAACCGTTCTATCCGGATCGTATGGCCTCTCGTATCCTTGGTATGGGAGATATGCTGACGCTGATTGAAAGAGCACAGCAGGATTATGATGAAGTAAAAGCGCAAGAAATGGCGGATAAAATCCGTGAGAATACTTTTGATTTTAATGATTTTATTGATCAAATGGACCAAGTTTCAAATATGGGGCCGATTGAAGATATCTTAAAGATGATACCAGGGATGAGTAACTGGCCGGGTATTGACCAAGTGAAAGTTGATCCAAAAGATATGGCACATATGAAGGCAATTGTCCTTTCCATGACTCCGGAAGAACGAGAAAATCCTGAAATTCTGTCTCAAAGCAGACGAAGAAGAATTGCAAAAGGTTCCGCACGTTCCTTACAAGAAGTAAACCGTATGATTAAACAGTTTAATGAATCTCGTAAAATGATGAATAAAATGTCTAAAGGAAACTTTGATGGCATGGAAGGCTTGCTTGGAAATGGACCGAAAGGGAAATTAGGCCAGCTGGCAATGAAACAAATGTCCCGAAAAATGGGCAAGAAAAAGAAAAGAAAAAAAAGATAA
- the rpsP gene encoding 30S ribosomal protein S16, protein MAVKIRLKRMGSKRNPFYRVVVADSRAPRDGRFIEKVGTYNPVVEPAEVKFDEELVLKWLANGAQPSDTVRNLLSQEGIMKKFHESKTAK, encoded by the coding sequence ATGGCAGTAAAAATCCGTCTAAAACGTATGGGTTCTAAAAGAAATCCATTCTACAGAGTTGTTGTAGCTGATTCCCGCGCACCACGTGATGGTCGCTTCATCGAAAAAGTTGGTACTTATAACCCAGTTGTTGAACCAGCTGAAGTAAAATTTGATGAGGAACTAGTCCTAAAATGGTTGGCAAACGGTGCACAACCATCTGATACAGTTAGAAACTTACTTTCTCAAGAAGGTATCATGAAGAAATTCCATGAATCTAAAACAGCTAAATAA
- a CDS encoding KH domain-containing protein: MPDIKELILTMVTPLVEHQDDITIDIKETNDFYEYHLAVHPEDVGRVIGKQGRVARAIRTIVYSVRTKKSKRVRLVIEGAE; the protein is encoded by the coding sequence ATGCCTGATATTAAAGAATTGATTCTAACAATGGTTACCCCTCTAGTTGAACATCAGGATGACATCACGATTGATATTAAAGAAACAAATGATTTCTATGAATATCATCTTGCTGTTCACCCAGAAGATGTAGGGCGTGTCATTGGAAAACAAGGTCGAGTTGCTCGTGCAATTCGAACAATTGTATATAGTGTGCGAACTAAAAAATCGAAGCGTGTTCGTCTAGTTATAGAAGGAGCAGAGTAG
- the rimM gene encoding ribosome maturation factor RimM (Essential for efficient processing of 16S rRNA), with protein MENYLEVGKIVNTQGLKGEIRVISVTDFAEERYKKGSVLTIFQDGKEPVEITVSSHRKHKNFDILTFEGHSRIEDVEGYKGSILKVSKEHIQELEGEEYYYHQIIGLSVVTEDGTQLGTIKEILSPGANDVWVVGEKGKKDLLIPYIKDVVNEVNLEEGMVIVTLLEGMLEE; from the coding sequence ATGGAAAACTATTTAGAGGTAGGTAAAATCGTCAATACGCAAGGATTAAAAGGTGAAATTCGTGTGATATCTGTTACTGATTTTGCAGAGGAACGTTACAAAAAAGGTTCTGTCCTAACTATTTTTCAAGATGGTAAAGAACCGGTTGAAATAACTGTAAGCAGTCATAGAAAGCATAAAAACTTTGATATCTTAACCTTTGAAGGGCATTCACGGATTGAAGATGTAGAAGGATACAAGGGATCCATTTTGAAAGTTTCAAAAGAACATATCCAAGAATTAGAAGGTGAAGAATACTATTACCATCAGATTATTGGATTATCGGTTGTTACAGAGGATGGTACGCAGCTGGGAACCATTAAAGAAATATTGTCACCTGGTGCAAATGATGTGTGGGTAGTCGGAGAAAAAGGAAAAAAAGATTTGTTGATTCCATATATTAAAGATGTTGTGAATGAAGTAAATTTAGAAGAAGGAATGGTTATCGTTACGTTGTTGGAAGGAATGTTAGAGGAATGA
- the trmD gene encoding tRNA (guanosine(37)-N1)-methyltransferase TrmD → MRIDVLTLFPNMFDGPMSESIIGKAIEKELVEIKTTNFRDYTENKHNMVDDYPFGGGAGMLLTAQPIVDSIDAIKKSQPETKKRIILMDPAGKKYDQKLAEELSQEEHLIFICGHYEGFDERIKSHVTDEVSIGDFILTGGELGAMVIIDSVVRLLPETLGNVLSNQTDSFSTGLLEHPQYTRPRSFRGEEVPEVLLSGNHAKIAEWQEKASLRKTLERRPDLLEKIELTEQQEKWLQEIKEELDE, encoded by the coding sequence ATGAGAATTGATGTCTTGACACTTTTTCCGAATATGTTTGACGGGCCAATGAGTGAGTCTATTATTGGAAAAGCAATTGAAAAAGAGCTTGTAGAAATTAAAACGACCAATTTCCGTGATTATACAGAGAACAAACATAACATGGTAGACGATTATCCTTTTGGTGGAGGAGCTGGGATGCTTCTGACAGCTCAACCTATTGTCGATAGCATCGATGCGATTAAAAAGTCTCAGCCAGAGACAAAGAAGCGGATTATTTTAATGGACCCAGCTGGAAAAAAGTACGATCAAAAGTTAGCTGAAGAGCTTTCTCAAGAGGAACACTTAATTTTTATTTGTGGTCATTATGAAGGTTTTGATGAGCGGATAAAATCCCATGTAACGGATGAAGTTTCAATTGGAGACTTTATTCTAACAGGGGGAGAATTAGGTGCTATGGTAATAATCGATAGTGTGGTTCGTTTATTACCAGAGACATTAGGAAATGTGTTATCCAATCAGACGGACTCTTTTTCAACAGGTTTACTGGAGCATCCTCAATACACAAGACCACGCTCTTTTAGAGGGGAAGAAGTGCCAGAAGTACTGTTAAGCGGCAACCATGCCAAGATAGCTGAGTGGCAAGAAAAAGCGTCTCTACGCAAGACGTTGGAGAGACGACCAGATTTGTTGGAAAAAATCGAATTAACTGAACAACAGGAGAAATGGCTGCAAGAAATTAAGGAAGAATTAGATGAGTAA
- the rplS gene encoding 50S ribosomal protein L19 has protein sequence MNLIESITQEQLRNDIPAFRPGDTVRVHARVVEGERERIQLFEGVVIKRRGQGISETYTVRKISNGVGVERTFPIHTPRVAQIEVVRHGRVRRAKLYYLRALHGKAARIPERRR, from the coding sequence ATGAACTTAATCGAATCAATTACACAAGAACAATTACGTAATGATATTCCTGCTTTCCGTCCTGGAGACACGGTTCGCGTACACGCGCGCGTTGTCGAAGGAGAGAGAGAACGTATCCAACTTTTCGAAGGCGTTGTTATTAAGCGTCGCGGACAAGGGATCAGCGAAACTTACACAGTTCGTAAAATTTCAAATGGTGTTGGCGTTGAGCGTACATTCCCAATCCATACACCACGTGTTGCACAAATTGAAGTAGTTCGTCACGGTCGAGTACGTCGTGCAAAACTATATTACTTGCGTGCATTACACGGAAAAGCAGCTCGTATTCCAGAACGTCGCCGTTAA
- a CDS encoding FAD-dependent oxidoreductase encodes MKIIVVGTSHAGYEVVQTVLKEDPSAEIHLYERGTTASFLSCGIQSYLEGISPSLDSLHYANEQSYIDQGVHVHMNSDVVSLDPKGKTITVKTNDGEKEESYDKLFLSPGAVPVELSISGLDNEHVYYVRGREWADAIKERMKTAKKAVVVGSGYIGIEVAEAFTKAGIDTTVIDILDSILPSYLDKEFTNILTAHSEEKGLKIKTGECIQEIEATDGKASKVITDKGSYDVDTVIMAVGVRPNTEWLHGILELDARGFVKVDSHMKSSEEDIYVAGDATKVPFAPAVNDDKAIALASNARRQGIIAAQNMVGKNAEMKAVSGTSGLSLFDYHFACTGVKDIDANLLSAEVESTYYEEAIRPKFMGDEGNVMMKIHYEKDSHRIVGAQLMSKEDVTASINTISVAISAHWTLEDLAEADFFFQPGYNRPWNYLNVLAQQALGQTFGSDKQLF; translated from the coding sequence GTGAAAATTATAGTTGTAGGTACATCACATGCAGGATACGAAGTCGTTCAAACAGTTTTGAAGGAAGATCCAAGTGCAGAAATTCATTTGTATGAACGTGGAACGACTGCTTCCTTTTTATCATGCGGAATTCAAAGCTACTTGGAAGGAATCTCTCCATCATTAGATAGCTTGCACTATGCGAATGAGCAATCATATATTGACCAAGGCGTTCATGTTCATATGAATAGCGACGTTGTTAGCTTAGATCCAAAAGGAAAGACAATCACTGTTAAAACAAATGATGGCGAAAAAGAAGAAAGCTATGATAAATTATTCTTGAGTCCAGGTGCTGTTCCTGTTGAACTTTCAATCTCTGGATTAGATAATGAACATGTTTATTATGTACGCGGGCGTGAATGGGCTGACGCTATTAAAGAACGTATGAAAACTGCTAAAAAAGCAGTTGTTGTCGGAAGTGGATACATTGGAATTGAAGTTGCTGAGGCTTTTACGAAAGCTGGTATTGATACCACAGTGATTGACATTCTTGATTCTATTCTTCCTTCATACTTAGATAAAGAATTTACAAATATCCTGACAGCTCACTCTGAAGAAAAAGGATTAAAAATAAAAACCGGAGAATGTATTCAAGAAATTGAAGCAACTGACGGAAAAGCGAGCAAAGTAATCACAGACAAAGGATCTTATGACGTAGATACTGTTATCATGGCAGTTGGTGTTCGTCCGAATACTGAATGGTTGCATGGTATTCTAGAATTGGATGCACGCGGATTTGTTAAAGTAGACAGCCATATGAAATCTTCTGAAGAAGATATTTATGTTGCAGGAGACGCTACTAAAGTTCCATTTGCTCCAGCTGTAAATGATGATAAGGCAATCGCATTAGCATCAAACGCACGACGTCAAGGAATTATTGCAGCACAAAACATGGTCGGAAAAAATGCTGAAATGAAAGCTGTATCTGGAACTTCTGGGTTATCTCTGTTTGACTATCATTTTGCTTGTACAGGTGTAAAAGACATCGATGCTAACTTACTTTCAGCAGAAGTTGAAAGTACTTATTATGAAGAAGCAATTCGTCCAAAATTCATGGGAGACGAAGGAAACGTAATGATGAAAATCCATTACGAAAAAGATTCCCACCGTATCGTTGGTGCACAATTAATGTCAAAAGAAGATGTTACCGCATCTATCAATACGATTTCTGTAGCAATCTCAGCTCACTGGACATTAGAAGATCTAGCTGAAGCTGACTTCTTCTTCCAACCTGGATATAACCGCCCTTGGAACTACTTGAATGTATTGGCTCAACAAGCACTTGGCCAAACTTTTGGTAGCGACAAACAATTATTTTAA
- a CDS encoding Cof-type HAD-IIB family hydrolase: protein MNKKIIAIDLDGTTLNNQSLLSKRTVRTLQSLQNNGHHVLIATGRPYRNSKQIYSEIGLKSPMVNFNGALCHMPENNSWSDYYHRTIDLDLVMDILGKQHILGYDWLSIEGKETLYASTERIPTNEFFPKDTRSTYVTTKTKFEEQPTALNLYVDEDKQEAIRLNILNEYGSDTLSVRTWGGSYPCLEIVAPGIQKALGVETVARHYGISQTDILAFGDEDNDFEMLDYAGHGVMMKNGIDRLRSVANDMTEFTNNEDGLALYLEKYFQLS from the coding sequence ATGAACAAAAAAATCATTGCGATTGATTTAGACGGTACGACTCTTAACAATCAATCCTTACTTTCAAAAAGAACCGTTCGTACATTACAATCACTGCAAAACAATGGCCACCACGTATTAATCGCCACAGGTCGACCATATCGAAACAGTAAACAAATCTATTCTGAAATTGGTTTAAAATCACCTATGGTTAACTTCAACGGTGCCCTTTGCCATATGCCTGAAAACAACAGTTGGTCTGATTACTATCACAGAACTATCGACTTAGATTTGGTTATGGATATCCTAGGAAAACAACACATATTAGGTTATGATTGGCTCTCGATTGAAGGAAAAGAAACCTTGTATGCTTCTACTGAAAGAATCCCTACAAATGAATTTTTCCCGAAAGATACACGTTCGACCTATGTTACAACCAAAACAAAATTTGAAGAACAACCAACCGCCTTGAATCTTTATGTTGACGAAGATAAACAAGAAGCCATTCGTTTGAATATTTTAAATGAATATGGAAGTGATACCCTGTCAGTTCGTACGTGGGGCGGCTCTTATCCATGTTTGGAAATTGTTGCACCTGGCATCCAAAAAGCACTGGGAGTTGAAACTGTTGCTCGTCATTACGGAATTAGCCAAACCGATATCCTTGCATTCGGTGATGAAGATAATGACTTTGAAATGCTTGACTATGCTGGGCACGGTGTCATGATGAAGAACGGAATTGACCGCTTGCGTTCTGTTGCAAATGACATGACCGAGTTCACAAATAACGAGGATGGTCTGGCGCTCTATTTAGAAAAATACTTCCAGTTATCCTAA
- a CDS encoding prolyl oligopeptidase family serine peptidase produces the protein MISIQRKVIHHVPVLEIVDNDKENEKVPLAIFFHGITGRKERGLEAGYELAKQGMRVVVPDAFLHGERKEEEFNGKKEMEFWTIVWHSIEELPYLVDHYVTEKLALADRVSVTGLSMGAITTCMALAKYPWIFAGGCLMGNPDPIGFTEWILTSNWVEGMEPVNKEVAVQLMEPFRELSLQESPEKLAGRPFYIWHGTADNSVPFEQMEAFVSEIKDEPYASNMHYDYYEGHGHKVPYEIFEKMAAFLGKQ, from the coding sequence ATGATTTCAATTCAGCGAAAAGTTATTCATCATGTACCAGTTTTAGAAATAGTTGATAACGACAAAGAAAATGAAAAAGTTCCTTTGGCTATTTTCTTTCACGGAATCACAGGCCGAAAGGAAAGAGGGCTGGAAGCAGGATATGAACTTGCCAAACAAGGAATGCGAGTAGTTGTTCCAGATGCTTTTTTACATGGAGAGAGAAAAGAAGAAGAATTTAACGGTAAAAAAGAAATGGAATTTTGGACAATCGTATGGCATAGCATCGAAGAGTTGCCGTATCTCGTTGATCATTACGTTACTGAAAAACTTGCTCTAGCAGATCGAGTTTCTGTAACGGGCCTGTCAATGGGGGCAATCACGACATGTATGGCATTAGCGAAATATCCTTGGATTTTTGCGGGTGGCTGTTTGATGGGAAACCCAGATCCGATTGGCTTTACAGAATGGATTTTGACATCGAACTGGGTGGAAGGGATGGAACCTGTCAACAAGGAAGTGGCAGTACAGTTGATGGAACCGTTCCGTGAACTTAGCTTACAAGAATCACCAGAAAAACTTGCGGGCAGACCATTTTATATTTGGCATGGAACTGCGGATAACAGTGTTCCATTTGAGCAAATGGAGGCGTTTGTTTCAGAGATAAAAGATGAGCCTTATGCTTCTAATATGCATTATGACTACTATGAAGGACACGGACACAAGGTTCCCTATGAAATATTCGAGAAAATGGCTGCATTTTTAGGGAAACAATAG
- a CDS encoding metal-sulfur cluster assembly factor, whose protein sequence is MSENYTTEEVEEIKERVLMALEQVIDPELGIDIVNLGLIYEVLLEENGFCQVNMTLTTMGCPLADVITDEIHRALKSVPEVTDIKVKLVWYPAWTTERMSRYARIALGIR, encoded by the coding sequence ATGTCAGAGAACTATACTACTGAGGAAGTAGAAGAAATTAAAGAACGTGTTTTAATGGCCTTAGAACAAGTAATTGACCCGGAATTGGGAATTGATATTGTCAATTTGGGCTTAATATATGAAGTATTGTTAGAAGAAAATGGTTTTTGCCAAGTGAATATGACGCTTACTACAATGGGATGTCCATTAGCAGATGTCATCACCGATGAAATTCATCGTGCATTAAAGTCAGTTCCAGAAGTCACAGACATAAAAGTAAAACTCGTTTGGTATCCGGCATGGACAACGGAAAGAATGTCCCGCTATGCAAGAATTGCGTTGGGGATTCGATAG
- a CDS encoding helix-turn-helix domain-containing protein, with product MLDLMNMELKHYYLRDCSFGWHLDEHVYQRNALALIIQGDILYTINQKEYHATQGNLVYMPSGSIRKATPSKDCVFVAMDFNLKKGQFRLPTVSKVSLTERVNSLLKSIEYHWLQMNERDRIKAHILFLDLIHELLFNKVENHSNRHVDRIKRYVTENFSVSITVEELANYVGLSPAYCGTLFKKEEGRTILDYVNNIRINHAATLLTEGGYSMSQIADMCGFKDVYYFSKTFKKQMGLSPKKYWAENNYD from the coding sequence ATGCTCGATTTAATGAACATGGAGTTAAAACATTACTACTTGCGCGATTGTTCGTTTGGTTGGCATTTAGACGAACACGTCTATCAGAGAAATGCCCTAGCACTTATTATTCAAGGCGATATTCTCTATACCATTAACCAAAAGGAATACCATGCTACTCAGGGGAATTTGGTCTACATGCCCTCCGGTAGCATCCGAAAAGCCACCCCCTCTAAAGACTGTGTTTTTGTTGCCATGGATTTTAATTTAAAAAAAGGACAGTTTCGATTACCTACCGTTTCCAAAGTTTCTCTTACCGAACGTGTGAACAGCCTCTTGAAATCAATTGAATATCATTGGCTTCAGATGAATGAGCGCGATCGGATAAAAGCTCACATTCTGTTCCTTGATCTAATTCACGAGTTACTTTTCAATAAAGTTGAAAATCATTCCAATCGTCATGTTGATCGCATCAAGCGTTATGTTACTGAAAATTTTTCTGTATCCATTACCGTAGAGGAATTAGCCAACTATGTGGGACTCAGTCCTGCTTATTGCGGAACTTTATTTAAAAAAGAGGAAGGTCGCACTATTCTTGACTATGTTAATAACATTCGAATTAATCATGCAGCTACACTTTTAACGGAAGGTGGTTATTCGATGAGTCAGATTGCCGACATGTGTGGTTTTAAAGACGTCTATTACTTCAGTAAAACCTTTAAAAAACAAATGGGCTTATCTCCTAAAAAGTACTGGGCGGAAAATAATTATGATTGA
- a CDS encoding YesL family protein: MFKYDSKFGRFMTKIFDLIMLNVLFLLMSIPIITIGANLAALYAVFLQMIDKNESPVLKMYLKHFKENFRQATTAWLIVLSIIVVLILDLFVISELDGLRRIVVYATVIFLILAVVYSLFIFPMIYKFKNTIWEQSKNVLLLMMGYFPWVLILLVINLGPLMAVYKWLPNAYGLLIYFYLFIGSALTLYLNAFIFNRIFNHLIGLKSESLLKT, encoded by the coding sequence ATGTTCAAATATGATAGTAAGTTTGGTAGATTCATGACAAAAATATTTGATTTAATCATGCTGAATGTCTTGTTTTTACTAATGAGTATTCCAATCATTACTATCGGCGCTAATTTGGCAGCTCTATATGCAGTCTTTTTACAAATGATTGATAAAAATGAAAGTCCTGTGTTAAAAATGTATCTAAAACACTTTAAAGAGAACTTTAGACAAGCGACGACAGCTTGGCTAATTGTTTTATCTATCATTGTCGTATTGATATTGGATTTATTTGTGATTAGTGAACTAGATGGTCTAAGGAGAATAGTCGTCTACGCAACTGTTATTTTTCTGATTCTAGCTGTGGTTTACAGCTTGTTTATTTTCCCCATGATTTACAAATTTAAAAATACAATTTGGGAACAGAGTAAAAATGTTCTTTTACTGATGATGGGCTACTTTCCTTGGGTTTTGATTTTATTGGTTATCAATCTCGGTCCTCTTATGGCTGTTTATAAGTGGCTACCAAATGCGTATGGTTTGTTGATATATTTTTATTTGTTTATTGGAAGTGCGCTAACATTGTACCTGAATGCTTTTATTTTTAACAGAATATTCAATCACTTAATAGGACTTAAGAGTGAGTCGCTATTAAAAACGTAA
- a CDS encoding ABC transporter permease — MTKKNKKSASVGLGRSSSWVIAIKRDWELYILLIIPLVIVIAFNYASFPGLRMAFMNFKPILGYERSEWVGFENFIKIFNDADFIRALKNSIMFNFLDLITGFSVPIILALIINEIRLKRFKRISQTVLYLPHFLSWAVVGSVAYLLFKPSSGLVNIVLQNLGLIEKGIPFLNDASHWAVTYILIGIWQSMGWGTIIYLAAMTSINSELYEAAMIDGANRWKRIWHITLPGIRGTIVTLLIMNLGRVMGSNLERLTALGNSQVRDYQYQLAVYIFEKGLGGGKFSEATAVGLFQSLIGLALVLLSDRMAKKIGEDGLL, encoded by the coding sequence TTGACGAAAAAAAATAAAAAATCTGCTTCAGTAGGCCTTGGTCGTAGTTCTTCCTGGGTCATAGCTATTAAGAGGGATTGGGAGTTGTATATTCTGCTCATTATTCCGCTAGTGATTGTTATCGCTTTCAATTATGCTAGTTTTCCTGGTCTGAGAATGGCATTTATGAATTTCAAACCTATTCTAGGTTATGAACGTAGTGAATGGGTCGGATTTGAGAACTTTATTAAGATTTTTAATGATGCTGATTTTATTAGAGCACTTAAAAATTCGATCATGTTTAACTTTCTTGATTTAATAACGGGATTCTCGGTACCTATTATTTTAGCTCTTATTATTAACGAGATACGTTTGAAACGTTTCAAACGAATTAGTCAAACTGTCTTATATTTGCCTCATTTTTTATCTTGGGCAGTTGTGGGGAGTGTGGCATATCTTTTATTTAAACCAAGTTCTGGTTTAGTGAATATTGTTTTACAAAACTTAGGGTTGATTGAAAAAGGGATTCCTTTCTTAAATGATGCGAGCCACTGGGCAGTAACCTATATTTTAATTGGTATATGGCAGTCGATGGGGTGGGGAACCATCATTTACTTGGCGGCTATGACCAGTATTAACTCAGAGCTTTACGAAGCTGCCATGATTGATGGTGCAAACCGTTGGAAACGGATCTGGCACATTACCTTGCCGGGGATTAGAGGGACAATCGTAACGCTACTCATTATGAACCTGGGTCGGGTTATGGGAAGTAATTTGGAGCGTCTAACAGCGTTGGGTAATTCACAGGTTCGGGACTATCAATACCAGTTAGCCGTTTATATTTTTGAAAAGGGTCTTGGAGGCGGTAAGTTTAGTGAAGCGACAGCAGTAGGTTTGTTTCAGTCGTTAATTGGTTTAGCTCTCGTATTATTATCAGACCGTATGGCTAAGAAAATCGGAGAGGATGGTTTGTTGTAA